In one Lentimicrobiaceae bacterium genomic region, the following are encoded:
- a CDS encoding heme exporter protein CcmB, producing the protein MNKILTLIKKDISIELKNNNVISGILLYVVSGILITYVVFDANISVKIWCVLYWLIFMFSSITAVSKSFVQEDPSRNIYYYLTAKPQHIILAKILYNIVLLLLIVAIHTLLYMLMLGNPINNILLFVSSVILGTLCISSILTLISAIASKASNNFTLLSILSFPLVLPVLVVLQKLTEWSLLETHSNNSLNYLLALLLLTVAIVGLAYILFPKISNE; encoded by the coding sequence GTGAACAAAATTTTAACACTTATAAAAAAAGATATTAGCATTGAGCTTAAAAACAATAATGTTATTTCCGGCATACTGCTTTACGTTGTATCAGGAATATTAATAACATACGTTGTATTTGATGCAAATATCAGCGTAAAAATATGGTGCGTTTTGTATTGGCTAATTTTTATGTTTAGCTCAATAACAGCTGTTTCAAAAAGTTTTGTTCAGGAAGACCCTTCCAGAAATATATACTACTACCTAACAGCTAAGCCACAACATATTATTCTGGCTAAAATATTGTATAATATTGTTCTGCTTTTACTAATTGTTGCAATACATACCTTATTATACATGCTTATGTTGGGAAATCCGATAAATAACATTTTGCTTTTTGTTTCATCGGTAATATTAGGCACATTATGTATTTCGTCAATATTAACACTAATATCTGCCATTGCTTCAAAAGCATCGAATAATTTTACGCTATTATCGATTTTAAGTTTTCCATTAGTACTTCCTGTACTTGTTGTTTTACAGAAACTTACCGAATGGTCGCTGCTTGAAACTCATAGTAATAATTCGTTAAATTATCTGTTAGCCTTACTTTTATTGACTGTTGCCATAGTCGGTTTGGCATATATTTTATTCCCAAAAATCAGCAACGAATAA
- a CDS encoding cytochrome c maturation protein CcmE yields MKTTNLILLLIIVASVAIIVSLFSKSNPYSDFEKVEQNTGKDLQVIGKLSDKYQIMYIDSIFTSKGFSFGMEDEKGNVRQVYYFDNKPTDFEKSDQVVIVATNRNDSIIAKSLLLKCPSKYNEDKKPEGFEDKSF; encoded by the coding sequence ATGAAAACCACGAATTTAATTTTATTGTTAATCATTGTTGCGTCTGTTGCAATTATAGTAAGTCTTTTTTCAAAATCTAATCCGTATAGCGATTTTGAAAAAGTTGAACAAAACACAGGTAAAGATTTGCAAGTAATCGGAAAGCTATCCGACAAGTATCAGATAATGTATATTGATAGCATCTTCACTTCAAAAGGATTTAGTTTTGGTATGGAAGATGAAAAAGGTAATGTCCGACAAGTATATTATTTCGATAATAAACCAACCGATTTTGAAAAATCGGATCAAGTAGTAATTGTAGCAACTAATCGAAACGACTCTATTATTGCTAAATCCTTGCTGCTGAAATGCCCATCAAAATACAACGAAGACAAAAAACCTGAAGGATTTGAAGATAAAAGCTTTTAA
- the ccsA gene encoding cytochrome c biogenesis protein CcsA codes for MKKKITISYKIIGLLLIAYTVVFGLTIATPDLPIIKESIRNLFFHVVMWMCMFFFFLISAANGILYLAKHDIEHDIKSAEAVNIGLLYGVIGIVTGMVWANFTWGKPWINDPKLNGALISLCTYLAYKILRKSIASNELKARVSAVYNIFAFVILILFIYVIPMISTTTIHPGQSGDATTIFTINKSMRMVFYPSIIGNIIIGYWLWTQRVRIKNIENKLKNLELI; via the coding sequence ATGAAGAAAAAAATTACCATAAGTTACAAAATAATAGGATTGCTGCTAATTGCATATACTGTTGTATTTGGCTTAACTATTGCCACACCCGACCTGCCCATTATTAAAGAAAGTATAAGAAATTTATTTTTTCATGTAGTTATGTGGATGTGTATGTTCTTTTTCTTTCTAATAAGTGCAGCTAACGGTATTCTTTATTTGGCAAAGCACGATATTGAACACGACATTAAATCGGCAGAAGCGGTTAACATAGGACTTTTGTACGGAGTTATTGGAATTGTTACCGGAATGGTTTGGGCAAACTTTACATGGGGAAAGCCCTGGATAAACGACCCTAAGCTTAACGGAGCATTAATTTCGCTTTGCACCTACTTAGCTTATAAAATCTTGAGAAAGTCAATTGCGTCAAATGAACTAAAAGCTCGCGTTTCGGCTGTGTATAACATATTTGCTTTTGTTATACTAATATTGTTTATTTACGTTATACCAATGATAAGCACAACCACCATACACCCCGGTCAATCGGGCGATGCAACTACAATTTTTACAATAAATAAAAGTATGAGAATGGTTTTTTATCCTTCAATTATTGGAAATATAATTATTGGATACTGGCTTTGGACTCAACGTGTGCGAATAAAAAACATAGAAAACAAATTAAAAAACTTAGAATTAATTTAA